In Eubalaena glacialis isolate mEubGla1 chromosome 2, mEubGla1.1.hap2.+ XY, whole genome shotgun sequence, a single genomic region encodes these proteins:
- the MYZAP gene encoding myocardial zonula adherens protein isoform X6 yields MLRSTSTVTLLSSGGSSAPGAPNRRANVCRLRLTVPPESPVSEPSEKKVERREKYRDLSNDEPTMKLPQGVVYGVVRRSDQNQQKEMVVYGWTTNQLKEEMNYIKDVRATLENVRKRMYGDYDEMRQKIRQLTQELSVSQAQQEYQQNYTQTQSSALDSFNTMNSALVSDSIGLQKTLVEVTLENSNIKEQIRNLQQTHEASMDKLREKQRQLEVAQVENQLLKMKVESSQEANAEVMRELTRKLYSQYEERLHEEQQRHSAEKEALLEETNSFLKAIEEANKKMQVAETSLEEKDQRIGELDRLIERMEKERHQLQLQLLEHETEMSTEITNSDKERYQRLEEASASLRERIRHLDDMVHCQQKKVKQMVEEIMSHELFSRFSLWLFGR; encoded by the exons GCAAATGTCTGCAGACTACGGCTGACCGTACCTCCTGAAAGTCCAGTGTCTGAGCCAAGTGAAAAGAAGgttgaaagaagagagaag TATCGTGACCTGAGCAATGATGAACCCACCATGAAACTCCCTCAGGGTGTTGTCTATGGTGTGGTGCGAAGATCAGATCAAAACCAGCAGAAAGAAATGGTGGTGTATGGGTGGACCACCAATCAGCTGAAAGAAGAGATGAACTACATCAAAGAT GTaagagccactttggaaaatgtaaGGAAGCGAATGTACGGAGACTATGATGAAATGAGACAGAAGATTCGACAGCTCACCCAGGAACTGTCA GTTTCACAGGCTCAGCAGGAGTATCAACAGAATTACACCCAAACCCAGTCGTCAGCCCTGGACAGTTTTAATACCATGAACTCGGCTTTGGTGTCGGACTCCATCGGCCTGCAG AAAACCCTTGTGGAGGTTACTTTGGAGAATAGCAACATTAAGGAACAAATCAGAAATCTGCAGCAGACACATGAAGCCTCCATGGACAAGCTGCGGGAAAAGCAGAGGCAGTTAGAGGTAGCACAAGTAGAAAATCAGCTGCTGAAAATGAAG GTGGAATCCTCCCAAGAAGCCAACGCGGAGGTGATGAGAGAGCTGACCAGGAAGCTGTACAGCCAGTACGAAGAAAGGCTGCACGAAGAGCAGCAGAGGCACAGTGCCGAGAAAGAGGCGCTCCTG GAAGAAACCAATAGTTTTCTGAAAGCCATTGAAGAAGCCAATAAAAAGATGCAAGTGGCAGAGACCAGCCTAGAGGAGAAGGACCAGAGGATCGGGGAGCTGGACAGGCTGATTGAGCGCATGGAGAAG GAACGCCATCAACTTCAACTCCAGCTCCTGGAGCATGAAACAGAAATGTCAACGGAAATTACCAATTCTGACAAAGAAAG GTATCAGCGGCTGGAGGAGGCGTCAGCCAGCCTCCGGGAGCGGATCCGACACCTAGATGACATGGTGCATTGCCAGCAGAAGAAAGTCAAGCAGATGGTTGAGGAG ATCATGTCCCACGAGCTCTTCTCCAGATTTAGTCTCTGGCTCTTTGGAAGATGA
- the MYZAP gene encoding myocardial zonula adherens protein isoform X5 → MLRSTSTVTLLSSGGSSAPGAPNRRANVCRLRLTVPPESPVSEPSEKKVERREKYRDLSNDEPTMKLPQGVVYGVVRRSDQNQQKEMVVYGWTTNQLKEEMNYIKDVRATLENVRKRMYGDYDEMRQKIRQLTQELSVSQAQQEYQQNYTQTQSSALDSFNTMNSALVSDSIGLQKTLVEVTLENSNIKEQIRNLQQTHEASMDKLREKQRQLEVAQVENQLLKMKVESSQEANAEVMRELTRKLYSQYEERLHEEQQRHSAEKEALLEETNSFLKAIEEANKKMQVAETSLEEKDQRIGELDRLIERMEKERHQLQLQLLEHETEMSTEITNSDKERYQRLEEASASLRERIRHLDDMVHCQQKKVKQMVEEKHLVCFYHLLIVGLPWWRSG, encoded by the exons GCAAATGTCTGCAGACTACGGCTGACCGTACCTCCTGAAAGTCCAGTGTCTGAGCCAAGTGAAAAGAAGgttgaaagaagagagaag TATCGTGACCTGAGCAATGATGAACCCACCATGAAACTCCCTCAGGGTGTTGTCTATGGTGTGGTGCGAAGATCAGATCAAAACCAGCAGAAAGAAATGGTGGTGTATGGGTGGACCACCAATCAGCTGAAAGAAGAGATGAACTACATCAAAGAT GTaagagccactttggaaaatgtaaGGAAGCGAATGTACGGAGACTATGATGAAATGAGACAGAAGATTCGACAGCTCACCCAGGAACTGTCA GTTTCACAGGCTCAGCAGGAGTATCAACAGAATTACACCCAAACCCAGTCGTCAGCCCTGGACAGTTTTAATACCATGAACTCGGCTTTGGTGTCGGACTCCATCGGCCTGCAG AAAACCCTTGTGGAGGTTACTTTGGAGAATAGCAACATTAAGGAACAAATCAGAAATCTGCAGCAGACACATGAAGCCTCCATGGACAAGCTGCGGGAAAAGCAGAGGCAGTTAGAGGTAGCACAAGTAGAAAATCAGCTGCTGAAAATGAAG GTGGAATCCTCCCAAGAAGCCAACGCGGAGGTGATGAGAGAGCTGACCAGGAAGCTGTACAGCCAGTACGAAGAAAGGCTGCACGAAGAGCAGCAGAGGCACAGTGCCGAGAAAGAGGCGCTCCTG GAAGAAACCAATAGTTTTCTGAAAGCCATTGAAGAAGCCAATAAAAAGATGCAAGTGGCAGAGACCAGCCTAGAGGAGAAGGACCAGAGGATCGGGGAGCTGGACAGGCTGATTGAGCGCATGGAGAAG GAACGCCATCAACTTCAACTCCAGCTCCTGGAGCATGAAACAGAAATGTCAACGGAAATTACCAATTCTGACAAAGAAAG GTATCAGCGGCTGGAGGAGGCGTCAGCCAGCCTCCGGGAGCGGATCCGACACCTAGATGACATGGTGCATTGCCAGCAGAAGAAAGTCAAGCAGATGGTTGAGGAG AAACATTTGGTTTGCTTCTATCATCTATtgattgtgggacttccctggtggcgtagtggttaa